A single Acidobacteriota bacterium DNA region contains:
- a CDS encoding phosphatidylserine synthase, translating into MHVIIQPRDGIEPLLEGINQAKESIEIVIYRLDRLEIEQALVAAAARGVRVHALITHTNKEDLKEIKKLAKRLSERNVQVTRTAEDLVRYHSKVMIIDRRQLFLLTFNFSFLDIHHSRSFGVITEDEQLVREAVRLFNADAARKSPKVEAEHFVISPINSRKKLSAFIQSAEKQLLIYDGKLNDSQMVKLLENQARAGVEIKVIGMTGKPIKGIEVRPMPLIRLHTQAIIRDGKQVFFGSQSLRKVELDQRREVGLITDDKEALKSFFLIFVLDWGDLIKDLTE; encoded by the coding sequence ATGCACGTTATCATTCAACCGCGCGACGGCATTGAACCGTTGCTGGAAGGCATCAACCAAGCCAAAGAAAGCATTGAGATCGTCATTTACAGGCTTGATCGGCTTGAAATTGAACAGGCGCTGGTTGCCGCTGCCGCGCGTGGAGTTCGCGTGCATGCATTGATCACGCACACCAACAAAGAAGACCTGAAAGAGATCAAAAAGCTGGCAAAGCGATTGTCGGAAAGAAACGTGCAGGTCACGCGCACCGCCGAAGACCTGGTTCGTTATCACAGCAAAGTGATGATCATTGACCGTCGCCAGCTTTTTTTGCTGACCTTCAACTTCTCTTTTTTGGACATTCATCATAGCCGCAGTTTTGGCGTCATCACTGAAGATGAACAATTGGTCCGCGAGGCAGTTCGTCTGTTCAATGCCGACGCCGCCCGAAAATCCCCTAAAGTCGAAGCCGAACATTTTGTCATTAGCCCGATCAATTCACGCAAAAAACTGTCTGCTTTTATCCAGAGCGCAGAAAAACAATTGTTGATTTACGACGGCAAACTCAATGACTCGCAAATGGTCAAACTTTTGGAAAACCAAGCCAGGGCTGGCGTCGAAATCAAAGTCATCGGCATGACCGGCAAACCCATCAAAGGAATCGAAGTTCGCCCGATGCCGCTCATTCGGTTGCATACCCAGGCAATCATTCGCGACGGCAAACAAGTCTTTTTCGGCAGCCAAAGCCTGCGTAAGGTTGAACTCGACCAGCGTCGAGAAGTCGGTTTGATTACGGATGACAAAGAAGCGCTGAAAAGCTTTTTCCTGATTTTCGTGCTGGACTGGGGCGATTTGATCAAGGATTTAACGGAGTAG
- a CDS encoding DUF3616 domain-containing protein, with protein sequence MIASQNDTNSAEATLHVLSRDGNVFERDLTSPETRIGKGPQNEIILTDASVSSTHALISLADGVFTISDLGSRNGTFVNEVRVNEPRKLQHGDLIKMGHCAITFRLKEAETTQSIPRTILLGENPPPPPVPPPPPKSLPFTEESLAAALVTSGLVAQTEVDRLKGAPTQGRRLCRALVEEKLVSEIGLRDLMGRTFNLAPIEMKTMEVDALTAAKLGIEFLRSRSVCPVISQQPDRLMLAIADPTDKATIDQCERVTGKKASLRLALFSEITKHIENHFTPRLIGVMPTGEKIEALLNQAEIEVGKATHNKLVLNDPTVSSTHAIVLVRDGGYTIVDLGSSNGTFINGNRLGSEAYTLQHGDKIQLGNVLLTFRNPAETTENKTARLSMEALEEVRRRASLRSDPAHSFPPTDPGIATIPPSKVTTAAEDDGTEKSEKKKKKKKDDRLKAAWVGGISRILAQVLGVILTVGLTLYLLNREPNGSKHIKPEIGGGNAQKTDGGIDSGVFVSSNTWQTIDTGFLRGRLESSGIAYVLGSNGALIASDNLGGEVQWMEFDASGKQAGKVKNIPLGVTFTDPESITYGNSFFYVISSQSSPSDQTQHALARFAFDAATKTVSGHVEVIPDLRPFLLQNVSEITASGAPGGNEGGLNIEGIAWDRNNERLLLGLRSPLLGNQAVLIPLKLRDPRAPFNADNLKVDTPHAIILSLDGQGIRDITYDTRLNKFLIISGAPENGEKAEFGLWTWSGQADVKPAKVMTLDAQMKPEGITSISGNGQSFVFVVGDVGSYLKLDYSDIK encoded by the coding sequence ATGATTGCTTCCCAGAACGATACGAACTCCGCTGAAGCTACGCTCCATGTTTTGTCCCGCGATGGCAACGTGTTTGAGCGCGACTTAACAAGTCCTGAAACCAGAATCGGCAAAGGACCGCAAAACGAAATCATTTTGACCGATGCCTCGGTATCTTCAACCCACGCCCTGATCAGCCTTGCCGATGGCGTGTTCACGATTAGCGATTTGGGCAGCCGAAACGGCACCTTTGTCAATGAGGTCCGCGTCAATGAACCGCGCAAGTTGCAACATGGCGATTTGATCAAGATGGGACATTGCGCCATCACTTTCCGGTTAAAGGAAGCCGAAACGACGCAATCAATTCCGCGCACAATTTTGTTGGGAGAGAATCCTCCCCCTCCGCCAGTGCCGCCGCCGCCGCCGAAATCCTTGCCCTTCACCGAAGAATCGTTGGCCGCGGCGTTAGTGACATCTGGCCTGGTCGCACAAACGGAAGTTGATCGGTTAAAGGGAGCTCCGACACAAGGACGCAGACTTTGCAGGGCTTTGGTCGAAGAAAAGCTGGTCAGCGAAATTGGCTTGCGCGATCTGATGGGGCGCACCTTCAACCTGGCGCCAATCGAAATGAAAACAATGGAAGTTGATGCCCTGACAGCGGCAAAACTCGGCATTGAGTTTTTGCGCTCTCGTTCGGTTTGCCCGGTCATTAGTCAGCAGCCCGACCGATTGATGCTGGCCATTGCCGATCCCACCGATAAAGCGACTATTGATCAGTGTGAGCGCGTCACAGGCAAAAAAGCTTCTTTGCGCTTAGCACTATTCAGCGAAATCACCAAACACATCGAAAACCATTTCACGCCCCGTTTGATCGGAGTCATGCCTACCGGTGAAAAGATTGAAGCTCTGTTGAATCAGGCGGAAATTGAAGTCGGAAAGGCTACGCACAACAAACTGGTCCTCAACGATCCGACTGTCAGCAGCACGCACGCCATTGTTTTGGTGCGCGACGGCGGGTACACCATCGTTGATCTGGGTAGCAGCAACGGCACATTCATCAATGGCAATCGGCTGGGCAGCGAAGCTTACACCTTGCAGCACGGAGACAAAATTCAACTCGGCAATGTGCTGCTGACTTTTCGAAATCCGGCTGAAACTACTGAAAACAAAACAGCGCGGCTGTCTATGGAAGCGCTGGAAGAAGTCCGCAGACGAGCCTCGTTACGATCAGATCCGGCGCATTCTTTTCCGCCCACGGATCCGGGCATTGCGACAATTCCCCCTTCAAAGGTCACCACTGCTGCTGAAGATGATGGCACAGAGAAGTCAGAGAAAAAGAAAAAGAAGAAAAAAGACGACCGGTTAAAAGCCGCTTGGGTAGGGGGAATCAGTCGTATCCTGGCACAAGTTCTGGGTGTGATTTTGACCGTTGGCCTAACACTTTATTTGCTCAATCGTGAGCCGAACGGAAGCAAACACATCAAACCGGAAATTGGAGGCGGCAATGCTCAGAAGACCGATGGCGGCATTGATTCCGGGGTTTTTGTGTCTTCCAATACTTGGCAAACAATTGACACTGGTTTTCTAAGAGGCAGATTGGAATCCTCCGGCATTGCGTATGTATTAGGGTCAAACGGCGCTTTGATTGCTTCCGACAATCTTGGGGGGGAAGTGCAATGGATGGAATTTGACGCTTCCGGCAAGCAGGCTGGAAAAGTGAAAAATATCCCGCTCGGCGTCACCTTTACTGATCCCGAATCAATCACTTATGGGAATTCTTTTTTTTACGTGATTAGTTCACAGTCGTCTCCGTCGGATCAGACGCAGCACGCGCTCGCGCGCTTTGCCTTCGACGCTGCAACCAAAACAGTTTCTGGACATGTTGAAGTGATTCCGGATTTGCGACCCTTCTTATTACAGAACGTCTCAGAAATTACGGCTTCTGGTGCACCCGGAGGAAATGAAGGTGGATTGAACATTGAAGGCATCGCTTGGGATCGTAATAACGAAAGATTGCTGTTGGGATTGCGTTCGCCTTTGTTGGGAAATCAAGCAGTACTCATTCCGCTCAAGTTGCGTGATCCGCGCGCACCGTTCAATGCTGACAATCTGAAGGTAGACACTCCTCATGCCATTATCTTATCTCTTGACGGCCAGGGAATACGCGACATCACTTATGATACCCGGTTAAATAAGTTCCTCATCATTTCCGGTGCGCCGGAAAATGGCGAGAAAGCCGAATTCGGTTTGTGGACATGGTCTGGTCAAGCCGATGTCAAACCGGCCAAGGTGATGACTCTTGACGCACAAATGAAACCGGAAGGCATTACTAGCATTTCAGGTAACGGCCAAAGCTTTGTCTTTGTCGTGGGAGACGTCGGCAGTTATCTCAAACTTGATTATTCGGATATAAAGTAA
- a CDS encoding zinc ribbon domain-containing protein, translating into MGAEFIPVMSGSEARSTFDHDVTRHVAGDAESLRLALADALEEMNYRVLNETPLQARRSAKSSAQSGCSQNVRDYQTSLEIGLKPTGANATRVSFAYTIKGVYSNYLTKGDRNTLTREAEAIIATALARMAAAHCSACGADTAGSSRFCRQCGTPLASDAPAEIEVLRLTSVANSNQKSISAGMLFFLMAIVLSFTLFFGSDDPVKFAKMVRVIGTISTALGSAGILMILFSWFKLRQAISEPIEQKSLPTVRRHGLGIADAPDTNELPPASIQHPITEATTDLLPHEIKRAS; encoded by the coding sequence ATGGGAGCGGAATTCATTCCAGTGATGAGTGGCAGCGAGGCGCGTTCCACTTTCGACCACGACGTCACACGCCATGTCGCAGGCGATGCTGAAAGTCTTCGTTTGGCGTTGGCCGACGCGCTGGAAGAAATGAACTATCGCGTGCTGAACGAAACGCCGTTGCAAGCGCGCCGCAGCGCCAAAAGCTCCGCGCAATCCGGTTGTTCGCAAAACGTCAGGGATTACCAAACTTCCCTGGAAATTGGCCTGAAACCTACTGGAGCGAATGCCACTCGTGTGTCATTCGCTTATACCATCAAAGGGGTTTATTCCAATTACCTGACCAAAGGCGACCGCAATACACTAACGCGCGAAGCCGAAGCGATTATTGCGACAGCACTGGCGCGAATGGCTGCGGCACATTGTTCGGCCTGCGGAGCGGATACGGCTGGAAGCTCACGATTCTGCCGTCAGTGCGGCACCCCACTTGCCTCGGACGCTCCTGCGGAAATCGAAGTGCTGCGATTGACCTCAGTCGCCAATTCCAACCAGAAAAGCATCAGCGCAGGAATGCTATTTTTTCTCATGGCCATCGTCCTGTCATTCACTTTGTTTTTCGGCAGCGACGACCCGGTCAAATTTGCAAAAATGGTTCGCGTGATTGGCACGATTTCGACAGCTCTTGGCTCGGCGGGAATTCTGATGATTCTTTTTAGCTGGTTCAAACTTCGCCAAGCTATCAGCGAACCGATTGAGCAAAAATCGCTGCCTACTGTACGCCGGCATGGGCTTGGAATTGCCGACGCGCCCGACACCAACGAATTGCCCCCGGCTTCAATCCAGCATCCGATTACCGAGGCAACAACCGATCTGCTGCCTCACGAAATCAAACGGGCGAGTTAA
- a CDS encoding metal-dependent transcriptional regulator: MHNWLSQDIVEVLESVWSNEERGSADVEEISIEAKTEVTEELLAECEREGYLMRTSAGEIKLTPLGRQTAREIIRRHRLAERLVVDVLGMTLEESEADACEFEHFLARGVTDAICTLLGHPRFCPHNHPIPEGDCCRQVEDQINSLVTSIDRLEVGEQAQIAYVSAANFPRIRKLSSFGITPGIPVKVQQKFPSFVVQCDETQIALERDIARDIYVWRKS; this comes from the coding sequence ATGCACAATTGGCTTTCTCAGGATATTGTCGAAGTCCTCGAATCTGTTTGGTCAAACGAGGAACGCGGTTCGGCTGACGTTGAAGAAATCTCCATTGAAGCAAAAACAGAAGTCACCGAAGAATTGCTGGCGGAATGCGAACGCGAAGGTTATTTGATGCGAACGTCCGCAGGCGAAATCAAGCTGACGCCTTTGGGTCGGCAAACCGCCAGAGAAATTATTCGCCGTCACCGTTTGGCAGAACGATTGGTTGTTGACGTGCTGGGGATGACGTTGGAAGAAAGCGAAGCCGATGCCTGCGAATTCGAGCACTTTCTGGCCAGAGGCGTCACTGATGCCATCTGCACTTTACTTGGCCATCCGCGATTTTGCCCGCACAACCATCCTATCCCTGAAGGCGATTGTTGCCGCCAGGTCGAAGATCAAATCAATTCCCTGGTCACATCCATTGACCGCCTGGAAGTCGGCGAACAGGCGCAAATCGCGTATGTCAGCGCCGCCAATTTCCCACGAATCCGCAAACTTTCCTCGTTCGGTATCACCCCCGGAATTCCGGTTAAAGTTCAACAGAAATTTCCCAGCTTCGTGGTTCAATGCGACGAAACCCAAATTGCACTGGAAAGAGACATCGCTCGCGATATTTACGTTTGGCGAAAAAGCTGA